ttctgtccaccggaagtctttcggccgtttgaggctcttgaagaaggggaggcaacgctcggctgatcgagaaacaaaccttcccagggcggctacccgccccgcgagccgctgcacctccttaactgtctttggaggcgacatctcttgcagtgcccggattttctcaattccgcgttgggtcactatgaaacccaggaacttgcccgaggtgaccccgaacgcgcacttcgccggattgagtttcatttggtattttctgagcttggcgaatgtctcgttgagatcggctatgtggtgttccgccgcttggctctttaccagcatgtcgttcacatagacttccatgttccggccgatctggtctttaaagatttggctgaccagtctctgataggtggccccagcatttttcaggccaaagggcatcaccttgtagcagtaggtgcccttgtcggtgatgaaggccgtcttctcctcgtcttctggcgccattcggatttggttgtatcctgaaaaggcgtccataaaagttagcagttggtgtcctgaagtggagtcgacgagctggtcgatgctcgggagaggaaagctgtcttttgggcaggccttgttcaggtcggtgtagtccacgcacatacgccattttccgttggccttctttacgaggactacgttggcgagccaatccgggtaggagacctcccggatgaagccggctccgaggagtttgtccacctcctcggccgcagctcgttgtcgctcaggggcggagcctcttttcttctgctttacaggcctgctggttggcctcacctggagtcggtggaccatgacctcggggtcaattcctggcacgtccgcgggcgaccaggcaaagacgtcagcgttgtcccgcaggaagctgacgaggcgattcctctcaagggcgccgaggccggagccaacctgcacggttagctcgggaaaattttcttgtagtgggatttgaatgaggagctcaccgggctctacttgcttcttccagagagtgtccctcgcatcgagggtttctatgggcagtgaagggcccatcgggcggtctggtgcctcggctggttgctttactgtgtgggccgccatgtagcattgcttggcgaccagttggtctccgcggacctcgcccactccttggccggtgggaaaccgcatgagcaaatggcgagttgaaaccacggctcgaagggcgtttaaccctgggcgcccaaggatggcgttgtagaccgagggcagatggaccaccaggaagtccatcctcacagtgctctcccggggggcgaggccaactgtgacaaggaagctagcctcaccttcaaccgggaccgcatctccggtaaacccgaccagcggggcattgattctccggaggtgtccttctgtcaaccccattttttggtaggcatggtagtacaaaatgttggctgagcttccattgtcaactaggacacgctttacatcaaacctatttacaatcattgagatgaccacagcgtcatcgtgaggggtctcgaccccttctaagtcctcgtccgagaacgagatgacttcatcagtgcgtgggcgcttcgggggtgctccctgggcggctgttcctgccgaggtccgcccaatcatgttgatggtgccggcgataggcctgttgccgccaggattttcggttggtgcgacattctccgccggcctcctttcctcatgtcggttcctcacgaaccggttgagtactccccgtctgatgagcgcttctatctcgtcccggagttggaagcagtcctccgtgtcgtgcccgcgatctcggtggaagcggcagtacttcctggaATTTCAGgaaaatcccgtgtctcgcataggaggcgggggtcggaagaagtcccgaccctcaatttccatcaggatctcggcccgaggagcattgacgggtgtatagttctcgtacctcgcctggtacgtccggggccgcggtggagacctcggacgaggaggtgtcctctgctgaggtcgcccctgctgacggggcgggctcctcagtctggagagattcttctctcggcggggagaccggctcctttgtcgaccgcgctcctcgcggcgcttcttccgcttcttcgaggtgggctcgattgccccccgcctggaggcgactgcctcctcggccttggcgtacttccgggctcgggccagcatttcggtgaagtcggccgggaagctcttctcgatggagaagaggaatcggtaggagcggaccccagtcttcagagccgacatggctatcgactggtctagctcgcgaacctcccatgtggcggcggtaaagcggtccaggtactctttgagggactccccctccttctgcttgatgtctaggagggagtctgatgtccgtcgctggcgccggctggcagcaaagttggtggcgaactgcctgccgagctgctcaaaagaggacaccgtgttcagcttcagaccagagaaccaaagccgagcggtccctcggagggttactgggaaggccttgcagagtatggcctccgaggacccttgtagggccatgagggcccgataactctccaagtggtcgagggggtcggtgattccgctgtagggctccacctgaggcattttgaacctcgcgggaactggctcgtcctcgatctggcgggagaagggggacttggtagtgaactcaaagtccccttcctgtcttgccttcttgctgtggagtgccgcaatctggcgctccagatactcgacttttcggtcgagctcccccacccgtgggattgtcgctgtggtttgcgccagctcacggtgatccggggccgactccgcctcagaaagttggggtctccggtcgaaaccttctcccggtaactctctccggggagaagctcgttctccattgttggctctggaggagccatgcaaattttggctggggagaaccgggccgttggggagacactccggcggggcctgggcctgcgggggaagtgccggtaaagcctccacgcaccgcaggccctgaacggcggcggccagggcctggacttgctgtgccagggcattgaactgttccggctggacctgaggagctgggtcagccggagttggagaattctggacggagtgtccaggactttgcgggggacgccgggagacgttaaAGGCTCCCTTAggtctcaacttcatgactgctactcggtcccttcctctagcgccaactgttgctggaaattggacccgggggcaaccttcggtcgaggagagggagcgactgttgatcctcacggcggggcggcggtctgtcggcgggcggcgtcctccatccggggcggtcggagagaaggaacagcaggtcctcgcagcggggcggcgatccgttggctggcggcgtcctccgtccgggtgcctgcacacgaaccggtggccgggttctccggcgccggccctccgacgctcaagtcagggagggggcaaatagtggggagaaggagatagacagtgatttttgggtgtatgaatgttccaatcccctcttgagaggccaaggctcccttttatatgcgggggtcggtttacctgtgatgtaacagggcgaggccgtagtacggcttggcatgttgttcaggtcggcgctcggtcaggcgaatcattgcactgatgtcggcggtatggccgagatcagagacttatcatagtcgactagaccctgctgggtcgatttgccgtggagagctggggatccgtagatgtcaggagccatgcgcatttattgtggagtaagtcggagatccgcatttattatggagtaagccggagatccgcattaatggtggagtaagccggagatccgcatttattgttgagtgtgccggaagattacagcggccatgcgcaataaatgtcggaggggtgttagagtacggtcctcggacattggggtttctcttaggtcggaggtttcggaGTCGGTCGTCtcgtggccgagcgttccgaggtcggacgctgacttcggctgtccggggtcggaggttgtacggcttcttaggggcatttatgtcatttggggggaaactttattccccccaacacttaCATTTTTGTCATGCTTCTTTTATGGAATTTGAAGTATAGCACATTTAGCACCCTTTTTCACAACAAAATATcatcaaataaaaaaagttGCCCACTGAAAGGAAGAGTTATATAATTATAATCTGATGTTGGAGATTGTCATAGGTTGAAGGCGAGAGACAAGCATTGCAGCGAGACAACATGTTCATGCAAATTAGTTTGTGGTTCTATTTAATTTTTGTAGCACTAATGAACTTTTAAAGAAAATGAATGACCTTAACTTGTTTTACCTTttacttagtaatttctttgattttatagtcataaatttttaattttctgacttatatccatatttatattcatacttTTAGTATCGGATTTATATCAGTATCTATATAGAAAAatattgatataaatttttgcatccgaCTAACATTCATATTCGTATATGTATTcatcaaataaaacaaatatggatatggatatgccGGTATCCAATCCGTATCCGATCTGGTTTAGCCTTAGGTCTTAAGTGGAATAGAAAATTTTTCACCTCTAAAAATATAGCAGCCCATTCTTTTGCAGTGATCACCCTCTAGTAGCCATTGTTGTCTAGTACCGAAGATGCTTGGTCCTTGAAAATAACAGTCACCTCCCACCAAACCTTCCCATATACAAAGGATATGGCATCAGAAGAGCCCAACCTTCAATACTTCAAACAAGGTTACTTCTTTGCATCAACATACCTGTGCAGCGCACGCACATCTCACtggtttttctaaaaatattccACTCTATTTCGAGATTTAAGAAATGATTAAAACATGAGAAATATAGAGAGTAAAATATACTctttaattaaaacataatatgGGTGTGTAATTTGTCTGATCTattcattataaatatattcttaaataaaacatacatattattttaataattttaacaaATTATCATGAAAGCATTATGGAAATACGCTAACATAGTTAATTTCTTTAATGTTTACAAATTTACTAGGCATATGCAGCAATACAGGTGATCtatgataaattttaattttttgttctTTGTTAAACTGCAGAAAAATATAGCATGTTTCAAATTTCTTGGGAGTTTCCTTTCTGTGCCAAGATTTGTTGATTTAAACAaagttttgtttattttcttcgTATCCAATTTTAAAAATGTGCAGTTGTAATTTGAATTCGTACCCATCACATCTTCATTTGCTCTATTATATAGACTTCATCATCCATGTGATGGATGAGGTAGAAGTCTCTATAACTAGGTAACTTTTGCATGCCTTAGAGTCACAAGTTTGGTATAACAACAATTTGGTTTGGGGAAAGATTCAGAATTTGGATGTTAATGTTGTAACTTCAGCAATATCTGGAAGGAATTGGGATACTTAAAGTTTAGAAAAACAAAGTAGAAGAAGACAAGGTACATGTAATATGAACATTAAATGTTTTGCtcgtgcaagaaaaaaaaaagggagaactaAGAGTACCAAACAGTTGCAAACAAAATCAGCACTAACAGCAACGAGTAATATCATTAAGTTGTAATCAGTAAGCTTTTAGTGAAAAATATGTACAGAAATCATGAGTAATTCGAGAACATGTCAATAATTACGAGAATATTATTAGTAGTATATGTTGGGTGAGCGTGTGCATGTGTACTCACTAGCTAGAGATGCACTTAATTTGTCAATATGACTTCACCTAGTTAtaatcatttttagctttttggaGTTCTTACCTTGCTTCGTTGTTATTTCTATGGAACCATTGTTGATTAGCAAATGATACATACACTTTTCTGCACAACTGGTTCGAAAAGTTCCCATCCTACAGAAACCGAACCTTTTACATGGCAGGAGAGAGCTATGCAGGTATGCTTCAGCTCTGGACTCTTTTGGTGTTTAATTTGTTGCTTCATAAGTCTAATATTCTCTGGTACTGCACTGCCAGGAAAGTATGTTCCGGAGTTGGCTGAGCTCATCTATGACATGAACAAGAATCCTTCATTGTTTATAGACCTCAAGGGTTTCTTGGTATTCCTCCCTCTTGTGTTTTATTATCTATAATCTCCAGTCTGATTTCAGCCCATAACAGCAATTAAAATTCCTTTATTTCTTCTATGGATGTTGATTAGTGGACAACATCGGTTTACTGCTTAAATAAGTTAATCATATGTTCAACAAGCATCTGTCATTAGTCCTGCAAGACTGAGCAGTGACATGTCTTGCTTACCAAATTTTTATGAAGCATACATAGCTTGACTGATAAGATTCAATGGCGCATGTTTCTCATAGTCAAGGATACCGAAACTAACAAGGCTGTAAGGTTTTCTTGATTGTCTCCTTGTATGTTATGTCTGCGGTAATTTTCACACACAAGTAGTCTGATGGATGGATGTCTCATGATCTCATTAACTCGAGTTCACTATTCTTGTTCCTGTTTTTTGTAGTTGGGTAATCCTGAAACCTCTGATAGTCATGACTGGCAAGGTTTGGTGGATTATGCTTGGAGCCATGCCATCGTCTCGGATGCAACACATGACATCACCAGAGATAACTGCAAATTTGACAGTGATGACCCATGGAACAACACTAAATGTCGGGATGCTGTCGAGAGGTCCTTAAACAATATGGTGAAATTGATATCTACAGTCTATACACTCCAACCTGCATCCAGAACTCATCAGGTTCCAACAATGGTGGAAGAAGACTACTCATGTTCAAGTCCACCTCCAAGATGGTAAGAGACTTGTTGATTGCAGTTTTAGTTGCCACCACCAATTACCTATAAATATTGCAACAGACCACTCCGTTTTCCACAAGGATCTGACATTTTTCTGAGAGTTCACAAAAAAGACTAATGCCTGAgcaatattgataattattttgaaGGGAAAATTTCCAAATAAGAATGATTATTTGAAATTACCTACCAAAACAAGATTATTTTtagtcatataaaatatataattcttCTTCATTATGAAGTGCGGACACATTATGGTGATCAAATAAACAGTATCAATTTCAATAATAAATACCAAGTTATCATAATGATTTTATGGAAATATATGCAAAGTGCTTGATCATTTCAATGTTTATCgagatttttaaatttttatgagCTATGATACTAGGTATCCTATACAATTTTAATTCAAGAATTTCCCATATAAAATGTGAGAGAAGCAAAATTGTTTTAAATATCTCAGGAGTTTACTGCATAATAATAACCCAAAAATCGGATTTTTTTACTGCGCCTACAATGATTGACTATGATTAACATGATTGATTAGATACCGAGGATCATGGGTAGCTACGATCCATGCCTTGATGGTTACACAACATCTTTCTACAACAGACCAGATGTTCAGAAGGCCCTCCATGCTAGTGATGGCCACAACATCAGGAACTGGAGCATCTGCAagtaactctctctctctctctctttctatgtGTGAGTgtgtttttcttatttttggtgATTGTGCTTATAGAAATGTTTAAACTGAGCACAGCAAACAAATTTTTAACGAGTGGAAGGACTCGATGCCCTCTGTTCTCCCCATATACAAGAAGCTGATTGCAGGAGGGCTCAGGATATGGGTCTATAGGTATGATCTCGAAGCTGACATCCCATGATCCATCAGCTTACTATGTTAATATTTCCATGATCATGACATCCATGAAATCCTTGTTTGCTTGTCCAGTGGTGACACAGATGGAAGAGTCCCAGTGCTGTCAACAAGATACTGTTTGGACACCCTAGGATTGCCTACAGTTGGTCCCTGGAGGCCATGGTACCATAAGAAACAGGTGCTGCAGTGAATCATACATCACTTGATTTATGATGCACTGACATATTCATGCATACGAGTGCCGACAGGTGCACGCATGCATGAAACCACATACTTCGATTCTACGTAAACCGATGTGCTAACAAAAATCTGGTACATTTCGTCCCCAGGTGGCTGGATGGCTACAAGAGTACGAGGGGCTAACTTTTGCAACATTTAGAGGAGCTGGCCATGATGTGCCAACGTTCAAACCAAGCAGTTCCTTGGCTTTCTTCACTGCCTTTCTTGCTGGCAAAGCTCCGTCGTCTACCCGTTGAGTAAAACATTTCTCTGAAGGTCTAAAATCAATGGCTTCG
Above is a genomic segment from Phoenix dactylifera cultivar Barhee BC4 chromosome 2, palm_55x_up_171113_PBpolish2nd_filt_p, whole genome shotgun sequence containing:
- the LOC120110007 gene encoding putative serine carboxypeptidase-like 30, whose amino-acid sequence is MRLFKGLGLFIWAASAFLLVHELHPVSCGGLGNRFVENGDLVTDLPGQPVVQFRHYAGYVTVNKKNGRALFYWFFEAASHADEKPLVLWLNGGPRCSSVGYGAAQEIGPFLVEKDGSKLKFNPFSWNKGKYVPELAELIYDMNKNPSLFIDLKGFLLGNPETSDSHDWQGLVDYAWSHAIVSDATHDITRDNCKFDSDDPWNNTKCRDAVERSLNNMIPRIMGSYDPCLDGYTTSFYNRPDVQKALHASDGHNIRNWSICNKQIFNEWKDSMPSVLPIYKKLIAGGLRIWVYSGDTDGRVPVLSTRYCLDTLGLPTVGPWRPWYHKKQVLQ